Part of the Triticum urartu cultivar G1812 chromosome 2, Tu2.1, whole genome shotgun sequence genome, GTGCCTTGTGTTGGTGCATTTTCCTAGACCTGTTCTTTCTGTGATTCCTTTTAATCCCTCCCGTGTTCTTGCGGCTGATTTCTTGACGGATTGAAGCGTCAGCGGATTTCTCCGGCTGCGTCTCCGGATTTCCTCGATCCGGGGGGCAATGCGGCTGCGCATTCGGTTCCCTGCCACGGAAGCCCCCCAAATCCCCCGCCATTGGTGATTATTTCTGAGCTTCCTCGCCTTAAAATCGGCGCGTTTCTCGGAGCACCTCGAGGCATCTGATTTCAGTTGGTCATCGCCGCGATTTTACGCGAACTTGGGCGGGGCATTGTTCTGAGTTTTTTTTTGTCAAAACATTTGTGCCGCGTCACTGGATTTCGTCGGCCAGTTGCTTCAGGGAGCTCACGGATTTGTTGTCCGTCGCCACAAACCTCCCGCCGGTAAGCCGGGGGAATCACATTGCGATGGTCGAGTCGGTGTAGGCAGGAGCAGGCAAAAGATGAGGCGGTGCAGGGGAGAATGGCTCCCCGCGCCGTACATCATCTCCGTGCTGCTCTTCCTACCAATGGCCTGCGGACGATTGCTCATTGGCGCAAGCGACACGTCGCCGCCACCTGCGCTGACACCAACCTTCATCAAGCAAGTTGACGATTGGGTGAGTAAATTTTCTATGTATTTCATCGCACTCGGTAGTAACATCTGTACTGAGATGGTGTCATTCCATAGTTTGTGATCAAGACCAAAAGTAGTTTAGTTTTGGTCATCTTAAGAAGTGAGAATTAACTTAttaagtactccctctgtaaacaaatataagagcgtttagatcactactttagtgatctaaacgctccgatatttctttacggagggggTATCAATCCTTTTGTTAGAGAAAAAACCGGTTCAGGAAGGCAGGAATTGCCACCATCGAGACCATAGAATGATAGAATTGCAAGGATTGCCCGGCTATATTTCTGATATGGTGTTTAGGTTGGTGCCCTCTCTCTATCAGCGCATAGGGTCCACATGTATGAGCTCATGATGCCGGCATTCAGAATTGTCATATGGTGCTCTTCGAATTACCTGTGACAGAAGAGATAAGATCACTGAATTTCTAGTGGTTCCCAGAGGCCAAAGCTGTTTATGATTTTACTGCATTGAAAATACTGACTAATACAGATTAAAACCCTGCAAGCAGAAGCAGAGATTTTGAAACAAATTATTAACGTTCCCTCCTGTTAGGTACACATCACTGCACTGGTCGAACATCTTTATGCGCTGATGATATCTTAAATTTTAATTATTACTGCTTATTTAATGAGTAGCATGTGTCGGATTAACTCTGTTATTATTGGTATGATGCATGTAGACTTATTTTTCCTTAAGTAAGGAATGTGATGATAATATGATATTGTTCgcaaatataagatgttctaacttttttctcaatcggatgtatatagacatgttttagtgtgtttgttcactaATTTCAAATTTCAGTCTGTATGTAGTCCATTTTGAAATATCCAAAatatcttatatttgtgaacagAGGGAATAGTCTCTAACTGCTGACTCTCACTGGTACTTCATGGTAGTTTATATTTTTAATGGTCTGGTTTATCATATTATTATTCTGAAAAGGATGCACACCCAGTTTATCTCATCAGGATCTGTTATTGATTAATTTTCACGTACTGACAAGGGTGACCACTCGTTATGATATCTATAGGTGGAACACGCGTGGCTCAAATGTGGATTGGACAAGAAAAGCCTTCAAGATGTTAGAAACTACTACAACTACAACCATGTACTTGATATCATCCATAGGATATCTGATAATAAGGGAACTTCCCCTGTCATTGCAAAAGGTGCAGGCCCATTGACACCAGATATCAAGCAAACTTTGCTGACCTGCTTAAGCAAACAGAATTTTGAGGTTCCAAAAAACCTACCCGATGGTTATATCAAAACACTTATCGCCTCAATAAGAGGAGAGCTGACTCCGGGACCTGCTCCTGCAAATGAAGCAGTAAAACCTCCGACAGGGAAACCAGCTGACGGTGCTTCATCAGAAGCAACTACAAAAAAGGCAGTGCCTGCAACTAAATCAGTGGGGAAAAAAGACAGCGATGGCATGCCAACTACCACTATCGTTGGTGTGTCCCTGGTTGTTATCGCACTTTTAGCTCTTCTCTGCGTTGGCTGCTGCATGTTCCGTGAAAGCCAGAGTTCTGCGGCTTCTGCCTATGATAATAAGCAACTCCTGAATCTATGTAATGTCTTGTATCATCCATTTTGCTCCAAGTCAACGTTTTTCTTTCTTCTATCACTGACTTTTATGCTTTCATTTGCAGCGGATTCTTGCAAGTCTTCCAGTGTAAATCTAATAGATGTCACTAAGCTGGGAGCATTGCCATTGCAGTCAGAGGCTGGCCAAAATGGCCATGTGAATCAAAGTTCACAGGAAGGCCCAAACACTGATCAAATTGACTATGTGAGACTAAGTTCACAGGAAGGCCCAAACACTGATCAAAATAACCATGTGAAACTAAGCTCACAGGAAGACGCAAACACTGGTCAAATTAGCTATGTGAAACTAAGCTCACAGGAAGACCCAACCAGTGGTCGAAATAGTGATGCGAAGCTAACTTCGCAGGAAGACCCAAACACTGGCCAAAATAACCATGTGAAGCTCACTTCGCAGGAAAGTGTAAACACTGATCCAGCAATCTACAGCAGTTCCGCCGAGCCAATGGCTGCTTCTGTTGGTTCTGTGCAAGGATCAACACCAATGCCCCAACCAATGATTCCACCTCCAGCACATCCTCAAGTACTTGCGCCTCAACCAAaggctcctccttcaccaccagcTCCTCAAGCACTTGAGCCGCCTCCGAATGCTTCTCCAGTTCTTTCCTCTGGACCTTCACCGCCACCAGCTCCAAAAGCCTCCCCGCCTCCGCCCTCAGGACCCTCACCGCCTACTGCTCCAAAAGctgcaccaccaccaccaccaccatcaaaATCTGGTGGACCTCTCCCGCCACCACCAGCGCTGCCTGGTTCTTCCAAAATGCGTCCACCACCACTTATGAAGTCAGGCAATAAAACAGACACAGATGCGGATTCTAGTGAAGCTAAAACAAAGCTTAAGCCCTTCTTTTGGGATAAAGTAGCAACAAATGCTAATAAATCAATGGTGTGGGATCACCTTAAAGCTGGATCATTCCAGTAAGTTGGTAGAGATAGCTGAGCTATATATCTAGTTATCTACTACTATTGTAAGATCGCACCATTTTATAACTAAATGGTACTTCTTCACAGGTTAAGTGAGGACGCTATTGAAACACTTTTTGGTTGTAATGCTGACAAGAAGAGCGGTGATGGCAAAAAAGATTTAACATCAAAGGAAGCTGCCCAAGTTGTGAGGATACTTGATCCTAAAAAGGCACAGAATCTGGCCATATCATTGAAGGCGTTGAGTGTTTCAGCAGAGGAAGTTTCTTGTGCAGTTAAGGAAGGTAAGTTTATACTGTGCAAGTGCATAGCTCTTCCTGGACGAAATGCGGCTTCTTCTGATTCTTGCCAGTCTTGTAGATACagttattttattttatttttgggcAAAGCTCCAGTTTTTTTTAAGTTGCAGTGATACATCGAATACTTATCCAGCTTCTGGTCTATAACTCCATGCAATAATATATCAGCTGCGTATATCATTTGTGTCTTCACAATCAGGAGTTACGGCTATTCTTCTGTGCTAAGGACAATGAATCACTTGATTTCATTTGTTTCTTCTATTTTTCAAAGCAAATAGTACACATTTCTGCTAAACTGATGTGAGTCTTGTCCTCTAGGTTAACTCTAATTCTTTAGCTAATAACAAAGTCAGCAAGAGTATGTAGCACACAAGTGATGTCAAATGCTCAAATCGGCATTTGGTTCTAGACTTAACCACATTTGTGTGCATCTGGCCTCCATATTTTGGGAATGGACGCCTCAAGCATGGGTTCATGTGCTTCTGACTATTCTATTTGGACATTTAGAACAAAGAACATGTTGATTAAATCCTATTTCCTGATAACATCTTTTGCCTTATCAATTTCCCTCGATAATTTGTAGGAAATGAACTTCCATCCGACTTGATACAGACCTTAATTAGATGGGTCCCGAATACTGATGAGGAGCTCAGGCTTCGACTATATACTGGGGAACTCTCACAGCTTGGTCCTGCAGAgcagttcttaaaagcaatcttCGACATTCCTTATATCTATGAGCGCCTGGATGCATTACTTTTCATGGCTGGTTTACCAGAGGAAGCTTCAAATGTAAAGCAATCTTTTGCCACCTTAGAGGTAATAGCATTACCATTATGacctactccctctgttcctttatataaggtgtatttCTTTTTTGATAAAATTCCAGAATGTAAGGTGTATTTCTTCTAATTTCTCATAATTCCCTTGTTAGCCCTCCAGAAATATGGAAAGTATCTCTCTGATGATTGTCTATATCTCTCCTTATAGCAAAAGAAGGAAACTATCTATCTGCCAATTGCATGTATCTCTTACTTTCCTAAAGTTATTGATTTATTTGCCACTACCCAATAAATTGGCCAAGGGTAATTTTGTCCTAACATGTCTATAATTATGTGCCTTGGTCACCGTGCCAAAAATAACACACCTTACataaaggaacggagggagtatttggcTTCCACACTATATTCAGTTCTGTTGTATGACTTGTATCAGTTTTGTTTGATGCTCTATAATCCTTTAACCGATGAACATTTTTATCGAGTAATAATAGAGATTATCGTTGTGTAGACGTTACCACTCTTCCTGCACCTTGATGTTTCTACTGATCTTCTTATCTCTGCTATGTTGGCATTTAAATCCTGATCAGATGGCTTGTGAGGAGCTTAAAAACAGCCGTCTATTCTTGAAGTTACTAGAAGCTGTACTTAAAACAGGCAACCGGATGAATGTTGGCACGTTCCGAGGAGGAGCTCAAGCGTTCAAACTAGACACCCTGCTCAAGCTTTCCGACGTCAAAGGAACTGATGGGAAGATAACGCTGCTGCATTTTGTTGTTCAAGAGATAATCCATTCTGAAGGTGTCCGTTCTGCACGGGCTGCAAAGGAGCAGAAGGGCAGCGTATCCAGTGTGGACAACAATGATCTTATTGAAGAGGAGTATAAACAACTAGGTCTGCAGGTTGTGTCCAGTTTAGGAGATGAACTTCAAAATGTCAGGAATGCAGCAATCCTTGATGCAGATCAGTTGGCTAGGTCGATAACAAGTGTTGGCCACAGGCTCGGCAAAACCAAAGAATTCTTGAACACAAGCATGAAAAGTCTGGATGAAGATAGTGGGTTTCACCGCAAGCTTGTGCATTTCGTGGAGCAGTCTCAAACTGATGTTACTTTCCTGCTAGAGGAAGAGAAGAAAATACGGTCCTTGGTAAAGAGCACTGTCGATTATTTCCATGGGAGGACAGGGAAGGATGAGGGCCTTCGGTTATTTGTCGTAGTGCGGGATTTTCTCGCAATGCTTGACAAGGTGTGCGATGAGGTGAAAGAAGCATCAAAAGTAGCTCCAAAGAAAACGAAGACTGAAGTTACTCTGCCTTCCCGCACACCCAGGTCTTTTCAAGATCCCCGGCGTAACCTTTTTCCGGCAATTAAAGACCGGAGGGCACATAGTTCAAGCTCTAGTTCTGACGAGGGAAGTTAACTCTAAACGAAGGTACTCTGCCTACCTTTTCCTTCCAGCGCTTGGAGGTTTGCCCTTTGAAAACATTAGTAAGACGAGATGAAAAATGAGAGCTAAAGAAAAAGCAAGAGATAGAAAATTGACGATAAAGCGAACTCTGGCTTTGGTCACTTGTTGCAGCAACAGAATAAAATTGCTGAAGGAAGGCAGTCATCTTCCATAACGTCCTTGACAGGCAATTGTTGCACTTTGGCTCCTATCAAACAAGCAAAGGTGATATTCATGATCAAGATGGAGAAGTCGAAACGGAAGCCGTCGAAAGGGGCGGCGAAGAAAACTGACCCCTTAGTTAGGGCGGGCGGGCAGAACAGGGAGGGAGGAAGAAGCAGCAGGCTGGCTGACTGACTCTGACACTGCCTGCTGTTTTTTCGCTTAGCATTTGTACCATCACAGAAAGGAGAGGAATAAATACAGTATTTTTTTAGGGGAATAAATAGTGTGTTAGAACAAAAGAAAGAGATGCACCACACAGGCTCATAGACATTGGATTCTTTTGCCTGCGCTTGACAATACTTTTGCAAAGAGCAACGCTGTAAATTGCCATGCTTTCAACTGAAACATCCTGTGTGTTCGCGTCATGTGAGTATAATCTGGGCGACTTGGTGTGCCTTTTGCAATGTGGAGTGAGACCTGGTACCAGATTCGCACTGCTGTGCTGTCGTCGCTTCGTTTCCTCTATCTGTACCTACTGTTTCCGCACCGTCTGGATAGTCAGGGCGCTCAAAACAATGTGCAGCGCTGCTATATTTGGAGTGATAATTGTTTCATCTCCGTGCCATTTCTCTAGGGAATCCTTTTTTATCCCAGCTGGTGTTAGATCGCAAGTATTTCCCGCCTAAGCACTGCTTCCAAATGTCTTGGCTCATCAAAAACTTGGCCATACAAAATCGACAACTCCCCGCCAAAATTCCATTATCCCTAACTCGATCCATAGCACACCTATGGATTGTAAAGGAAAGCACATCCGTAGTCGAAAAGTTACCAAGACTAATGCCAAAATACAGCTTCACAGATTAATTTTAGTAAGTATTTCACAGCTATATCGAGTTTTTTAACCATGAAAGAATTAAGCAAGAATAGACCATGGAAATTTTCAACCAAGAACAGAGTGGTAGAAATTCGCAAGTAAGCAATCCATAGGTGCAACTTTTATAGAACGAACTAGCAACGACTTACACAGGATGTAACCATTGTCCACACCTAGTTTAGCACCGGTACAAGCACACAGATTCAGAAACTAATAGTAGTACTAACATCCTAGAAGTAAAACGCAACACCTAGGCAACATTTAACTGAACACGCTACTACACAGAACTGGATACAGCCGAGCACCCACGACCACCGAGGAGTCGTCATCTAGCTATCGTCGTCGGCAGCCACGGCCTTGCTGCCTCCGGCCTTCTTGGGGAGCAGAAGGTTGTGGATGTTGGGCATGACACCACCGCTGGCGATTGTGACCATGCCGAGCAGGCGGGAGAGCTCCTCGTCGTTGCGGACGGCGAGCTGGATGTGGCGCGGCACGATGCGGGTCTTCTTGTTGTCCCTCGCCGCGTTCCCGGCCAACTCcagaacctgcacaaacaagagAATCGCAGCGGTTACTTCCAAAATTCCACAAAGTCTCGAGTGCAATTAACAAGCAGAACCGCCTAAGCCCAGACAAATCTGAGAGCAGGCAGAGGCAAGTGTTATCCTCATCCGAAACCCTAGAAATATTCCCCAATTTGCCGAACCAACCACCGATTGACGAGACCGAAAGAGACACCAACCGCTCGAATTCACCACCCAAAGAAGCAAAATCGGGCATCGGGTAACAGAATTCCACGCACCTCAGCGGCGAGATACTCGAGCACGGCGGCGAGGTAGACGGGGGCGCCGGCACCGACCCTCTCGGCGTACTTGCCGGCCTTGAGGAACCGCGCGATCCTGCCGACGGGGAACTGGAGCCCAGCCTTGGAGCTCCTGGAGATGGCCTTCTTGGCAGCGCCCGAGCCGATCGCCTTGCCCCTTCCGGCCATGTCTACAGTGCTTGGAGGGGATCCGCGGTTGTGAAATGGAAAACGAGGCGCCGGGAGGAAGTGCGGAAGCGGTGTGGTGTGGGTATACGGCTGGTAGGCAGGAGCGGTGGGTGGGGATTGGGTTATATAGGCGAGGGGATCCAATGCGAGGAGAGTGCGCGGATCGGTGACGTGGCGGAGATTACGTGCGCCGAGCGGCGAGATCCTGTCCGTCAGATGGGAAGAGCCCTGGGGCGGTTGGTTTTTGGTTTGCCGCCTCGGATTTTCGCCGTTTCGGGGTCGGTCGTACGCCGCCGGCTTCGGGGTTTCTATTCGgctgtttttttttccttttaagAAAGCTACGTGTTTTTTTAGAGGCCCTTGCCTGGTCTTAAGCCCTTACAAATCCAACATGTCCGTCAAAGTGACACAATGTTTAGCAAGTAACAAAGTAAAGCAAAAGAGATACATGCACGAAGGCGACTATATAGCGGCGTAACGCTAGCATAGACGATGAAGAAAACACTAAAGGCTATCGGGGTAGCAAGGGATGGTGGCTTGCCGGTAGTGTCTCCTATGTCGAACGTCGAAGCTCGGTGCACCTTGCTCGCACCATTGAGACGAGCTCCTCTACATGTCCTTTTGTCCTGTGATTTTGCCAGTAGCTTCTGTAGCTGCAAGAAAGACATCAATTTGTATAACAGATCAGTCAGATGTCTGATGATTTGTCCCTCTATCAAAGCTTTATTCCTTGTTATCCAACGTGACCATGCGGTAAAGATTGTTTGTTACTGTTCGTACGGCACTCCACACAAATCGGGCCATGATGCATCGACATAAGATGTGATCACGATCTTCACATTCCCCACACCAGATGCATTTGCCATCGCCCGGGCCTTTTCTTTTCTGCACCTGGTCACCACTCGTGATTCTATTGCGTGCCATTTGCCATAAAAAGATTTTTATTTTGGCAAGTAATCTTGCCTTTCATACCCCGGATAGGTTGCAAGGGGTTAAAGATTTGAAGATCTCCTTGTATAAAGAGCCTGTAGAAAATTGGTCGGACGGCTCCAAACGCCAAACTACCTCGTCCCTTCCCTGACTAAGCCGGTGCCCTCGAAG contains:
- the LOC125536760 gene encoding formin-like protein 11, encoding MRRCRGEWLPAPYIISVLLFLPMACGRLLIGASDTSPPPALTPTFIKQVDDWVEHAWLKCGLDKKSLQDVRNYYNYNHVLDIIHRISDNKGTSPVIAKGAGPLTPDIKQTLLTCLSKQNFEVPKNLPDGYIKTLIASIRGELTPGPAPANEAVKPPTGKPADGASSEATTKKAVPATKSVGKKDSDGMPTTTIVGVSLVVIALLALLCVGCCMFRESQSSAASAYDNKQLLNLSDSCKSSSVNLIDVTKLGALPLQSEAGQNGHVNQSSQEGPNTDQIDYVRLSSQEGPNTDQNNHVKLSSQEDANTGQISYVKLSSQEDPTSGRNSDAKLTSQEDPNTGQNNHVKLTSQESVNTDPAIYSSSAEPMAASVGSVQGSTPMPQPMIPPPAHPQVLAPQPKAPPSPPAPQALEPPPNASPVLSSGPSPPPAPKASPPPPSGPSPPTAPKAAPPPPPPSKSGGPLPPPPALPGSSKMRPPPLMKSGNKTDTDADSSEAKTKLKPFFWDKVATNANKSMVWDHLKAGSFQLSEDAIETLFGCNADKKSGDGKKDLTSKEAAQVVRILDPKKAQNLAISLKALSVSAEEVSCAVKEGNELPSDLIQTLIRWVPNTDEELRLRLYTGELSQLGPAEQFLKAIFDIPYIYERLDALLFMAGLPEEASNVKQSFATLEMACEELKNSRLFLKLLEAVLKTGNRMNVGTFRGGAQAFKLDTLLKLSDVKGTDGKITLLHFVVQEIIHSEGVRSARAAKEQKGSVSSVDNNDLIEEEYKQLGLQVVSSLGDELQNVRNAAILDADQLARSITSVGHRLGKTKEFLNTSMKSLDEDSGFHRKLVHFVEQSQTDVTFLLEEEKKIRSLVKSTVDYFHGRTGKDEGLRLFVVVRDFLAMLDKVCDEVKEASKVAPKKTKTEVTLPSRTPRSFQDPRRNLFPAIKDRRAHSSSSSSDEGS
- the LOC125536761 gene encoding protein H2A.7, giving the protein MAGRGKAIGSGAAKKAISRSSKAGLQFPVGRIARFLKAGKYAERVGAGAPVYLAAVLEYLAAEVLELAGNAARDNKKTRIVPRHIQLAVRNDEELSRLLGMVTIASGGVMPNIHNLLLPKKAGGSKAVAADDDS